One genomic window of Gracilinema caldarium DSM 7334 includes the following:
- a CDS encoding ComF family protein — protein sequence MNKYIEILGALLRELCFERGCVLCDRPLVEQGEYLYGLCLDCQKELTLDFTIDSRCPHCGRPLISEQTSCMTCRQHESPPQDIALALYPYLGKAKKMLESYKFNKNIQLAWFLVNCLDQAVQYLAGIGYHFDAWVPVPSSPGKLKQKGWDHIITLSLYLDKLRKQKLHRATGANPPEQNMPVITCLERLPSESQKKLHRTERTINLNGKIRCIDVVPKRVLLFDDVMTTGSTLRVCAKALKEGGAELVGTVVLFYD from the coding sequence ATGAATAAATATATTGAGATCTTAGGTGCATTATTACGGGAGTTATGTTTTGAAAGGGGCTGTGTGCTTTGTGATCGTCCCCTTGTAGAACAAGGAGAATATTTATATGGACTCTGTCTCGATTGTCAAAAGGAATTGACATTAGATTTCACCATAGATTCCCGCTGTCCCCATTGTGGTAGGCCCCTCATTTCAGAGCAAACAAGTTGTATGACCTGTAGACAGCATGAATCACCTCCACAGGACATAGCATTAGCCTTGTATCCGTATCTTGGAAAAGCAAAGAAGATGCTCGAGTCCTACAAGTTCAATAAAAACATTCAATTAGCATGGTTTCTAGTTAATTGCCTTGATCAGGCTGTTCAATATCTTGCTGGAATTGGCTATCATTTCGATGCTTGGGTTCCCGTCCCATCAAGTCCTGGTAAACTTAAACAAAAGGGTTGGGATCACATCATTACCCTGTCATTATATCTTGATAAACTGAGAAAACAAAAGTTACATCGTGCCACGGGTGCAAATCCCCCGGAACAAAACATGCCTGTTATTACATGTCTGGAACGGCTTCCCTCAGAAAGTCAAAAAAAACTACATCGAACAGAACGGACTATCAATCTAAATGGTAAAATTCGTTGTATTGATGTAGTTCCAAAGCGAGTCCTTTTGTTTGACGATGTTATGACCACAGGTAGCACACTGAGAGTCTGTGCAAAGGCTCTAAAAGAGGGGGGTGCAGAATTAGTAGGAACTGTTGTACTGTTTTATGATTAG
- a CDS encoding ribosome assembly cofactor RimP, which translates to MHYSPRKEDPLFDALNPVVQGLGMSIVELSVSKQRGKTQIRLTVTKKGVVGVGDCSRVHHAIVPRLELAFPGEDLYIEVASPGIDRTIKDASEFQLYIGRGVRCYRTDISDWTAGIILEADDHHLVLRGAKGTVELSYDSIAKAKLDYSQEVED; encoded by the coding sequence GTGCATTATAGTCCGAGAAAGGAAGATCCCCTCTTTGATGCTTTAAATCCTGTTGTTCAGGGTCTTGGTATGTCCATCGTAGAACTTTCTGTGTCAAAACAACGGGGTAAAACCCAAATTCGGCTTACGGTTACGAAAAAAGGTGTGGTCGGTGTGGGTGATTGTTCCCGGGTTCATCATGCGATTGTGCCCCGGCTGGAACTGGCCTTTCCCGGGGAGGATCTCTATATCGAAGTGGCTTCCCCTGGTATAGATAGAACCATTAAAGATGCCTCCGAATTCCAATTATACATTGGTCGGGGTGTACGGTGTTATCGTACTGATATATCAGATTGGACCGCAGGAATTATCCTGGAAGCGGACGATCATCACCTGGTGTTACGAGGAGCAAAGGGTACTGTGGAACTATCCTATGATAGTATTGCAAAGGCAAAATTAGATTATTCGCAGGAGGTTGAAGACTGA
- the nusA gene encoding transcription termination factor NusA, which produces MASDMSEAIRQLVQDRGISEELVLKTIENTLLAAYKRRFGTADNAVVRFNDDYTKVSIFAKKKIVDGVYDPVCEIDLEEARELDPEAEIGDELLIEIDPKEFDRIAVQSAKQTAHQSIREIQKDSLYSEFKDKVGEIIIGYYQRERNGTIYVDLGKVEGILPKKYQSPREVYRVNDRIKALIVEVSKGPTGLQVVLSRTHTDFVKAIFELEVPEIYDKTVEIHKIVREPGYRTKIAVYSNRDDVDPVGACVGLKGVRIQAIIKELEGEKIDILKYDPDPRRFIKNALSPAEVKDVIILDEAKRQALAIVADSQFSLAIGKTGQNVRLANRLVDWNIDVKTESQYEEMDISSESRRAVSQLFGEESAYEEEFSRIADLPGVKPEVVNLLLENDIEYIEDFLELSDEQLANIKGLSEQDLADLRRIIEENVEIIEEDENYEEDIVQEEAQEASPEEVEEEYQCPECGAKITLDMTSCPNCGIGLSFEYEDQE; this is translated from the coding sequence ATGGCATCGGATATGTCCGAAGCGATCCGCCAACTGGTTCAGGATCGTGGTATTTCAGAGGAGTTGGTCCTTAAAACCATCGAGAACACCCTCCTGGCAGCATACAAACGCCGGTTTGGTACTGCTGACAATGCGGTTGTTCGATTTAATGACGATTATACAAAGGTTTCAATTTTTGCAAAGAAAAAGATTGTAGACGGTGTGTACGATCCGGTTTGTGAAATTGACCTGGAAGAAGCCCGGGAACTGGATCCGGAAGCAGAAATTGGAGATGAACTGCTCATCGAAATTGATCCTAAAGAATTCGACCGGATTGCGGTGCAAAGCGCAAAACAGACCGCCCATCAATCTATCCGGGAAATCCAGAAGGACAGCCTCTATTCAGAATTCAAGGATAAGGTTGGTGAAATCATCATCGGCTATTATCAGCGGGAACGGAATGGGACCATTTATGTAGATCTTGGCAAGGTAGAAGGCATTCTTCCGAAGAAATATCAGTCACCCCGGGAAGTATACCGGGTTAATGACCGCATCAAGGCCCTGATTGTAGAAGTCTCCAAGGGCCCAACGGGACTCCAGGTAGTTCTATCCCGAACTCATACGGACTTTGTAAAGGCCATATTTGAACTTGAAGTTCCCGAAATCTACGACAAGACTGTGGAAATTCACAAGATTGTACGGGAACCTGGGTATCGGACCAAGATTGCGGTGTATTCAAACCGGGATGATGTCGACCCTGTGGGAGCCTGTGTAGGACTCAAGGGCGTACGTATTCAGGCTATCATTAAAGAACTGGAAGGCGAAAAAATTGATATTCTGAAATACGATCCGGATCCGCGGCGTTTCATTAAAAATGCCCTCTCTCCTGCAGAAGTTAAGGATGTCATTATCCTTGATGAGGCAAAACGTCAGGCTCTGGCCATCGTGGCCGATTCCCAGTTCTCCCTTGCGATCGGCAAAACGGGACAGAATGTCCGTCTGGCCAACCGTCTTGTAGACTGGAATATCGATGTCAAAACCGAATCCCAGTACGAGGAAATGGATATTTCCTCTGAATCCCGCAGGGCTGTGTCACAGCTCTTCGGTGAAGAATCAGCTTATGAAGAGGAATTCAGCCGGATTGCCGATCTTCCTGGGGTTAAACCGGAAGTGGTCAATCTGCTCTTGGAAAATGATATTGAGTATATCGAAGACTTCCTTGAACTGTCTGATGAACAGCTTGCAAATATCAAGGGACTTTCAGAACAAGATCTGGCAGACTTACGCAGAATAATTGAAGAAAACGTAGAAATCATCGAAGAAGATGAAAACTACGAAGAAGATATTGTTCAGGAAGAGGCTCAGGAAGCTTCTCCTGAAGAAGTAGAAGAAGAGTATCAGTGTCCCGAATGCGGAGCAAAAATAACTCTTGATATGACCAGTTGTCCTAACTGTGGTATCGGGTTAAGCTTCGAATACGAGGATCAAGAGTAA
- the infB gene encoding translation initiation factor IF-2 has translation MAEELDGTQKPKVELIKHKTSHAQPEQEQAKSSESLAGTSSSASGVEHGEKKKVVVVKKKPQAVSGGQPGGQQGSGTGSSSESSSNAPNIPKKTQAKVVVVPSSAQHTKEQAPHNFQAPVQQKVQEERSVQQEAVKPKTEEKGADLAETQKAQTTKPTSMPNTQRPAVAAGRVGGRFVGGQPSGNRESSDHNRSTVPPFPQRPASAAGRVGGRPVGNTGRGPSGSSQGAPSGQGYQGNRPQVPRPIGAQNRDSTGGSGQRGQAPRGQRSGGAPGQRSQGQGGRAGFGPRPGGSVRPTMGPPPPPLAEGKGPSKKSFKAKKTVYQRKEEEMEEKLLQIKKKTTKMTNPVPKSIDIMEVISVSELARKMNLKASDLIQKLMSMGMMVTINQQIDAETATLLAAEYGCDVNIVSLYDETVIESQKDNEESLQPRPPVVTVMGHVDHGKTKLLDAIRSADVASGEFGGITQHIGAYMVETPHGSITFLDTPGHEAFTRMRARGAQVTDIVVLVVAADDGVMPQTIEALNHAKEAKVPIIVAINKIDKPEANPDRIKTQLSELGLMPEDWGGQTMYVEISALKKLGIDKLIDAILLQAEILELKANYDCRAEGKVLESRIDHGRGVVSTVIVQRGTLRVGDSFVAGIWPGKVRALFNDKGERIDEATPSMPVEVLGFEGIPNAGDPLQVVEDEKTARAISMKRQELKRFEDAKNLKKITLDNLYDTISDGEIQELKVIIKGDVQGSVEALRSSLEKLSTKEVRLNVIQALPGAINEGDVDLAAASNAIIIGFNVRPTPQAKALAEQEKVDIRKYNIIYKAVEEIQQAMEGMLKPDVKEEVIGTVEVRETFKVPKVGTIAGCYVLTGVVKRSASVNVIREGIVVHTGKIASLKRFKDDAREVSAGYECGIGLDGFDDIKVGDQFEVFEMVEIARKLSSNTQQPKDK, from the coding sequence ATGGCTGAGGAATTGGACGGAACGCAGAAACCAAAGGTTGAATTAATTAAACATAAAACTTCTCATGCACAGCCTGAACAGGAACAGGCAAAATCATCGGAGTCTTTAGCTGGAACGAGCTCTTCAGCGTCTGGGGTTGAGCATGGTGAAAAGAAAAAAGTTGTTGTTGTGAAGAAAAAGCCCCAGGCGGTTTCTGGCGGACAACCAGGAGGACAGCAAGGTTCAGGTACTGGTTCTTCATCAGAATCCTCTTCAAATGCGCCCAATATACCTAAAAAAACTCAAGCTAAGGTTGTGGTAGTTCCGTCTTCTGCCCAGCATACTAAGGAACAAGCTCCTCATAATTTCCAAGCACCGGTACAACAAAAAGTACAAGAAGAACGGTCAGTACAGCAAGAAGCAGTAAAACCAAAAACGGAAGAAAAAGGTGCTGACTTAGCAGAAACTCAGAAAGCTCAAACTACGAAACCTACATCCATGCCTAATACCCAAAGACCAGCGGTTGCTGCAGGCCGGGTAGGGGGGCGTTTTGTTGGTGGTCAGCCTTCCGGAAATAGAGAAAGTTCTGATCATAATCGTTCGACTGTACCTCCCTTCCCCCAGCGGCCTGCGTCTGCGGCTGGTCGAGTAGGGGGACGTCCCGTTGGTAATACCGGCCGAGGTCCTTCAGGATCTTCTCAGGGAGCACCCTCTGGCCAGGGATACCAGGGTAACAGACCACAGGTTCCCCGTCCTATAGGGGCACAGAATCGGGATAGTACAGGTGGTTCTGGACAACGCGGACAAGCTCCACGAGGACAAAGATCTGGCGGGGCCCCAGGCCAAAGATCCCAGGGACAGGGTGGACGAGCCGGTTTTGGTCCCCGTCCCGGTGGTTCTGTCCGTCCAACTATGGGACCACCGCCACCTCCCTTAGCTGAAGGAAAGGGGCCGTCTAAGAAGTCCTTTAAGGCTAAAAAAACAGTTTACCAGCGGAAAGAAGAAGAGATGGAGGAAAAACTCCTTCAAATAAAGAAAAAGACCACCAAGATGACCAATCCGGTTCCTAAATCGATTGACATCATGGAGGTTATTTCGGTTTCTGAACTGGCTAGAAAAATGAACCTGAAGGCGTCAGACCTTATCCAGAAACTCATGTCCATGGGGATGATGGTAACTATTAACCAGCAGATTGATGCAGAAACAGCAACTTTGCTGGCCGCCGAGTATGGTTGTGATGTGAATATCGTGAGCCTCTATGATGAAACGGTTATCGAAAGTCAAAAGGATAATGAGGAATCTTTACAACCACGGCCACCTGTAGTTACTGTCATGGGCCATGTCGACCATGGTAAAACCAAACTGCTCGATGCAATCCGTAGTGCCGATGTCGCATCCGGTGAATTTGGAGGTATTACCCAACATATTGGGGCTTATATGGTCGAAACCCCCCATGGTTCAATTACCTTCCTCGATACACCAGGCCATGAAGCCTTTACCAGAATGCGTGCCCGGGGTGCCCAAGTTACAGATATTGTAGTCTTGGTGGTTGCTGCTGATGATGGTGTTATGCCTCAAACGATCGAAGCTTTAAACCATGCAAAGGAAGCAAAGGTACCGATTATTGTCGCCATCAACAAGATTGATAAACCTGAAGCTAACCCTGATCGTATAAAGACCCAGCTTTCTGAACTGGGGCTTATGCCCGAAGATTGGGGCGGCCAGACAATGTACGTTGAAATTTCTGCCCTTAAAAAGTTGGGTATCGATAAACTTATCGATGCAATACTGCTGCAAGCTGAAATTCTAGAGCTTAAAGCTAATTATGATTGCCGTGCAGAGGGAAAGGTGCTCGAATCCCGAATCGATCATGGCCGAGGTGTCGTTTCTACGGTAATCGTACAACGGGGGACTCTCAGGGTGGGAGATTCCTTTGTAGCCGGTATTTGGCCTGGAAAGGTGAGAGCCCTCTTTAATGACAAGGGCGAACGGATTGATGAGGCGACTCCCTCAATGCCGGTTGAGGTCCTCGGTTTTGAGGGTATACCCAACGCTGGAGATCCGCTTCAGGTGGTAGAAGATGAAAAGACTGCCCGGGCAATTTCCATGAAGCGTCAGGAACTGAAGCGTTTTGAAGATGCTAAGAATCTTAAAAAGATAACCCTGGATAATCTCTATGATACCATTAGTGACGGTGAAATCCAGGAACTCAAGGTTATCATTAAAGGTGATGTGCAGGGGTCGGTAGAAGCCTTACGTTCAAGCCTTGAAAAACTTTCCACCAAAGAAGTGCGGCTGAATGTTATTCAGGCCTTACCTGGCGCTATCAATGAAGGGGACGTAGACCTGGCTGCTGCTTCCAATGCTATCATCATTGGCTTTAACGTCCGTCCGACTCCTCAGGCTAAGGCCCTTGCGGAACAGGAAAAGGTTGATATCCGCAAATACAATATCATCTATAAGGCTGTCGAAGAAATTCAGCAGGCTATGGAAGGTATGTTAAAGCCGGATGTGAAAGAAGAGGTTATCGGCACCGTAGAAGTTCGGGAGACCTTCAAGGTTCCCAAGGTTGGTACCATTGCAGGTTGTTATGTGCTGACCGGTGTTGTTAAACGCAGTGCAAGCGTCAACGTCATTCGCGAAGGTATTGTTGTTCATACTGGAAAAATTGCCTCCCTTAAGCGGTTTAAAGATGATGCCCGGGAAGTATCTGCAGGGTATGAATGTGGTATAGGTCTTGATGGTTTTGATGATATTAAAGTGGGTGACCAGTTCGAAGTCTTTGAAATGGTAGAGATTGCCCGAAAGTTAAGCAGCAACACCCAACAGCCAAAGGATAAGTGA
- the rbfA gene encoding 30S ribosome-binding factor RbfA has protein sequence MSEYRLERLNHLIQEKVGALIVEGKIKDPRVGPFLSITRVDISRDLSYADLYVSSFESESRLKKGVLGLQSAAGFIQAQLNLTMHIRQTPKLRFHEDHSLKEGFEIVKKIEDLNAESGQ, from the coding sequence ATGTCCGAATATCGGTTGGAACGATTAAATCATCTGATACAGGAAAAAGTGGGCGCCTTGATTGTAGAAGGTAAAATCAAGGATCCCCGAGTTGGTCCTTTCCTCTCCATCACAAGGGTTGATATTTCGCGGGATCTTTCCTATGCAGACCTCTATGTATCTAGTTTCGAAAGCGAATCGCGGCTTAAAAAGGGTGTTCTTGGTCTGCAAAGCGCTGCAGGGTTTATTCAGGCTCAATTGAATCTTACTATGCATATACGACAAACTCCTAAACTGCGTTTTCATGAAGATCACAGCCTTAAAGAAGGCTTTGAAATTGTTAAGAAGATTGAGGATCTGAATGCCGAAAGCGGCCAGTAA
- the truB gene encoding tRNA pseudouridine(55) synthase TruB, translated as MPKAASNADGYLLLHKNSGLTSFDALYQVKRALKTGKVGHTGTLDKFAEGLLVLVIGKYTSLVPIFNELDKVYIGTIHFGKETDTLDPEGTVVCTAPVPLRDRIFAVLPSFLGTQIQIPPAYSAIHINGQRASERMRAGQAVEMQGREIRIHELEVLHYEEPRLTLRVHCSKGTYIRALARDIGRAAESCAYLETLHRVAVGPFTDTDAVDPESGDRGVTQLQEALKPITPELFHQLNIPIVLLDRVDKTYVLQGRPLDPLLKDHALPQSSTLLGLFSSEHKLLALIEKASQGRTGAWSYKHVYPH; from the coding sequence ATGCCGAAAGCGGCCAGTAATGCCGATGGATACCTTTTATTACATAAAAACTCAGGGCTTACCTCTTTTGATGCTCTTTATCAGGTAAAACGAGCCTTAAAAACAGGGAAGGTCGGTCATACGGGGACTTTAGACAAGTTTGCCGAAGGCTTATTAGTGCTTGTGATTGGAAAATATACATCCCTTGTTCCCATTTTTAATGAGTTGGATAAAGTATATATTGGTACCATTCATTTTGGTAAAGAAACCGATACGCTAGACCCAGAAGGTACGGTTGTTTGCACCGCCCCTGTACCCCTACGAGATCGAATTTTCGCAGTACTCCCTTCATTTTTGGGAACCCAGATACAAATTCCTCCTGCATATTCGGCAATTCATATCAACGGTCAACGGGCCTCTGAACGGATGAGGGCAGGTCAAGCGGTCGAGATGCAGGGCCGGGAAATTAGGATACATGAACTCGAAGTGCTGCATTATGAAGAACCGCGGCTTACCCTGAGAGTCCATTGTTCAAAGGGGACCTATATTCGTGCCTTAGCCCGGGATATCGGCAGAGCGGCGGAATCCTGTGCCTACCTTGAGACCCTGCATCGTGTGGCAGTAGGCCCCTTTACCGATACCGATGCGGTGGATCCAGAATCTGGAGATAGGGGGGTGACACAGCTACAGGAAGCTCTTAAGCCAATAACCCCTGAGCTCTTTCATCAACTTAATATTCCAATAGTACTTCTCGATAGAGTTGACAAAACCTATGTTCTGCAGGGTAGGCCTTTAGATCCCCTCCTTAAGGACCATGCACTGCCTCAAAGTAGTACTCTGCTTGGCCTTTTTTCTTCTGAGCATAAGTTGCTCGCTCTTATCGAGAAAGCCAGCCAGGGTAGAACCGGAGCATGGAGCTACAAACATGTATATCCACATTGA
- the rpsO gene encoding 30S ribosomal protein S15, with the protein MALTKQDTVSIITKFGKSEKDTGATAVQIALLTERINQLTEHCKQFKKDKSGQRGLLVLVGQRRRMLKYMQRTNLEGYRSLIKELGIRK; encoded by the coding sequence ATGGCATTAACAAAGCAGGACACCGTATCGATTATTACCAAATTTGGTAAATCTGAAAAGGATACGGGTGCCACAGCAGTTCAGATTGCGCTTTTAACCGAACGGATCAATCAGCTTACAGAACACTGTAAACAATTCAAGAAGGATAAATCCGGTCAGCGAGGCCTTCTCGTGCTGGTTGGTCAGCGCCGGCGCATGCTCAAGTATATGCAGCGGACCAATTTAGAAGGGTATCGTTCTTTGATTAAGGAATTAGGAATCCGAAAATAA
- the pnp gene encoding polyribonucleotide nucleotidyltransferase — MVQRVSMQIGGEELVLETGKMAKQANGAVFAQYAGAAVIATVCASSSGEEDLDYVPLTVDYNEKYYAAGKIPGGFIKREGRPKDKEILVSRLIDRPMRPLFDKRFGRDIQVVPTTVSADQVNPPDILAILASSAAVHISDIPFNGPIAGVRVCAIGNELIVNPTYDQIDKADLEIVVAGTRDGITMVEGGGKEVSEDLMIAALEKAHQVIIQFCDLQEKLRELAGKEKLPLLESQTVLQNRDAIRQAAYPRMQEACFVKGKHERSAAIKAVKDDLAAQYAEQLTDEKQLKQFNALFEELEYEILRTSILERGIRVDGRGTEDIRPITCEIGVLPRTHGSALFTRGETQALAVTTLGTVFDEQIFDDIDGDKRERFILHYNFPPFSVGEVGRLGTGRREIGHGNLARRSLEAMVPSKEEFPYTIRVVSEILESNGSSSMATVCGGTLSMLHAGVPMKKPVAGIAMGLITDGNRYAVLSDILGEEDHLGDMDFKVAGTEDGITGFQMDIKIAGVSPEIMRKALDQAKRGRLHILSIMNQTLNKPTEKISEFAPKIVSLKIDTDKIGALIGPGGKTIKALCEQYGVTINTENDGTVTIYGKNAKNAEDARAAVIGIVEDPEVGRIYDGVVKRIMEFGAFVEILPGKEGLCHISKLSRQRIANVTDVVKEGQRIPVKLLEIDKMGRLNLSYIDAIEAAEDEKQGRRG; from the coding sequence ATGGTACAGAGAGTTTCAATGCAAATTGGTGGAGAGGAATTGGTCCTTGAAACCGGAAAAATGGCAAAACAGGCAAACGGTGCTGTTTTTGCTCAGTATGCAGGAGCGGCAGTTATTGCTACAGTCTGTGCATCGAGCAGTGGCGAAGAAGATTTGGATTACGTCCCACTCACCGTCGATTACAATGAAAAATATTATGCAGCAGGCAAGATTCCCGGTGGTTTTATTAAACGGGAAGGCCGGCCCAAGGACAAGGAAATCCTGGTATCCCGTCTTATCGATCGGCCAATGCGTCCTCTTTTTGATAAACGTTTTGGGAGAGATATTCAGGTTGTACCTACCACGGTTTCTGCAGACCAGGTAAACCCCCCGGACATTCTTGCGATTTTAGCATCTTCTGCAGCGGTACATATTTCCGATATCCCCTTTAATGGCCCTATTGCAGGGGTACGGGTTTGTGCTATAGGAAATGAGCTGATTGTAAACCCCACCTATGATCAGATCGATAAGGCGGATTTAGAAATTGTGGTAGCAGGAACCCGAGATGGCATTACTATGGTAGAAGGGGGCGGAAAGGAAGTATCGGAAGATCTTATGATTGCCGCCCTTGAGAAGGCCCATCAGGTGATTATCCAGTTCTGTGATTTGCAGGAAAAACTGCGGGAACTTGCAGGAAAGGAAAAACTACCGCTTCTTGAATCCCAGACGGTACTCCAGAACCGGGATGCAATTCGGCAGGCAGCCTATCCCAGGATGCAGGAAGCCTGTTTTGTCAAGGGAAAGCATGAGCGTTCTGCTGCGATCAAAGCAGTGAAGGACGATCTTGCAGCCCAATATGCGGAACAGCTGACCGATGAAAAACAGCTGAAACAGTTTAATGCCCTCTTCGAAGAACTGGAGTATGAAATTCTTAGAACCTCCATTCTAGAACGGGGTATCCGTGTTGATGGTCGGGGAACTGAGGATATTCGCCCTATTACCTGTGAAATTGGCGTTTTGCCCCGCACCCATGGTTCAGCCCTCTTTACCCGGGGTGAAACACAAGCATTGGCAGTAACCACCTTAGGGACCGTATTTGATGAACAGATTTTTGATGATATTGATGGAGATAAGCGGGAACGTTTTATCCTTCATTACAATTTCCCTCCCTTCTCGGTAGGTGAAGTAGGCCGCCTTGGTACGGGCCGTCGGGAAATCGGTCACGGGAACCTGGCTCGTCGGTCTCTGGAAGCCATGGTTCCTTCAAAAGAGGAATTCCCCTATACCATTCGGGTGGTTTCTGAAATCCTGGAATCCAATGGGTCCTCATCTATGGCTACGGTCTGTGGCGGTACCCTTTCTATGCTGCATGCAGGGGTTCCCATGAAGAAACCCGTTGCAGGTATTGCCATGGGACTCATTACCGACGGTAACAGGTACGCGGTTCTTTCAGATATTCTCGGTGAGGAAGATCATCTCGGCGATATGGACTTTAAGGTTGCCGGTACTGAGGATGGTATAACGGGCTTCCAGATGGATATTAAGATTGCCGGGGTAAGCCCTGAAATCATGCGGAAAGCCCTGGATCAGGCAAAACGTGGGCGGCTTCATATCCTCTCCATCATGAACCAAACCCTCAATAAGCCCACCGAAAAGATCAGTGAATTCGCACCAAAAATTGTTTCTCTTAAAATAGATACCGACAAAATCGGTGCACTCATCGGTCCCGGCGGTAAGACTATAAAAGCTCTCTGCGAACAGTACGGTGTTACCATCAATACTGAAAACGATGGTACCGTTACCATTTATGGTAAGAATGCTAAAAATGCAGAGGATGCCCGTGCTGCGGTTATTGGTATCGTCGAAGATCCTGAAGTGGGGCGTATCTATGATGGTGTTGTAAAACGGATCATGGAATTTGGTGCCTTTGTAGAAATCCTGCCCGGGAAAGAGGGTCTGTGCCATATTTCGAAACTTTCACGTCAGCGGATCGCCAATGTAACCGATGTCGTCAAGGAAGGACAGCGCATACCGGTTAAACTGCTGGAAATTGATAAAATGGGACGATTAAATCTGTCCTATATTGACGCCATCGAAGCTGCTGAGGATGAAAAACAGGGCCGGAGAGGTTAG
- a CDS encoding M16 family metallopeptidase encodes MIFDTTFNGGLRLLVESTAATDVAAVGVWYNRGSRDEPAHLAGATHIIEHMLFKGTERLSASQIARRFDAMGGLINAFTERETMGIHATIPMSGFIEAAHILTDMITAARFDPEEFKREILVIENEITASLDDVEEVAADAFAQRYWGSHPLGRSIGGTPEDVKNKDRDQVFSFYQNHFQGKPHLITIAGGLTPDLIMQAFEPLLNVTTEYPQNVKPNTPLLHGPSYHGLSSQYVQVYYALPGPDHINDNDYYALEVANAALGDAMGSRLFQKLREELGLCYTIYSSPNLFRDCSLFSVYGTCAVTHAEELIKRIHEEITTIKIKGLTEEEIQHAKSHVAGMITIAAQDVEYKMRRLARQALYKSTIMTTQESIQKIDAIELSDIQKSMDLFFQSSPVLFSAGPKSAEKRITRCIEQILHSNRENKRTAHYDK; translated from the coding sequence TTGATTTTTGATACAACCTTTAACGGGGGGCTACGGCTCCTCGTTGAATCAACGGCCGCAACTGATGTTGCGGCCGTTGGTGTCTGGTACAACCGTGGTTCCCGTGATGAGCCGGCACATCTTGCCGGTGCTACCCATATTATTGAACACATGCTCTTTAAGGGCACTGAAAGGTTATCTGCTTCCCAGATTGCACGCCGTTTTGATGCGATGGGCGGTCTGATAAACGCCTTTACCGAACGGGAAACTATGGGTATTCATGCAACTATCCCTATGAGCGGTTTTATAGAAGCGGCTCATATCCTTACGGATATGATTACCGCTGCTCGTTTTGATCCAGAAGAGTTTAAACGTGAGATCCTTGTCATCGAGAATGAAATCACTGCTTCGCTCGATGATGTAGAAGAGGTTGCAGCGGATGCGTTTGCCCAACGATATTGGGGTTCTCATCCTCTCGGAAGATCTATCGGAGGAACTCCAGAGGATGTAAAAAACAAGGATAGAGACCAGGTCTTTTCTTTTTATCAAAATCATTTTCAGGGAAAACCCCATCTTATTACTATTGCAGGGGGCTTAACGCCGGATCTGATCATGCAGGCCTTTGAGCCGTTACTCAATGTTACCACCGAATACCCTCAAAATGTTAAACCAAATACGCCCTTGTTGCATGGTCCATCCTACCATGGACTTTCATCACAGTATGTCCAGGTATATTATGCATTGCCTGGGCCTGATCATATAAACGATAACGACTATTATGCCCTCGAAGTTGCAAATGCAGCCCTTGGAGACGCCATGGGGTCTCGGCTTTTTCAAAAATTACGGGAGGAATTAGGACTCTGCTATACTATTTATAGCAGTCCCAATCTTTTCAGGGATTGTTCATTGTTTTCTGTATATGGGACCTGTGCTGTTACCCATGCAGAAGAACTTATTAAACGTATTCATGAAGAAATTACTACTATAAAGATAAAGGGTTTAACCGAAGAAGAAATACAACATGCAAAGTCTCATGTTGCAGGAATGATTACCATCGCTGCTCAGGATGTGGAATACAAAATGCGGCGCTTAGCCCGACAAGCACTTTATAAAAGTACTATAATGACCACTCAAGAATCAATTCAAAAAATTGATGCAATAGAATTGTCGGATATACAAAAAAGCATGGATCTTTTTTTCCAATCATCACCGGTCCTTTTTAGTGCGGGGCCAAAGAGCGCTGAGAAACGAATCACACGATGTATTGAGCAGATTCTTCATTCCAATAGAGAAAACAAACGGACCGCTCACTATGACAAATAA